One genomic region from Rosa rugosa chromosome 1, drRosRugo1.1, whole genome shotgun sequence encodes:
- the LOC133712264 gene encoding leucine-rich repeat extensin-like protein 4, with translation MKCWLLAFMLLHIIPTEAGFGVGGGVGVNVGPVGVGGGGSVWIGGGINGQNPPSGSSSSDLGRAYTALQAWKSAISDDPTKVLDTWVGPDVCSYKGVFCADSEDGQTIVAGIDLNHANLKGILVKELSFLTEMSLIHLNSNRFSGTIPDTFRDLNSLQELDLSNNQFSGPFPTTTLYIPNLIYLDLRFNNFTGSIPDELFNKNLDAIFLNNNQFEGELPQSLGNAQASVINLANNKFSGNFPSNFGFIGTKLKEILFLNNQLTGCIPEGVGLFSEIQVFDVSFNSLMGHLPDTISCLQEIEVLNLAHNKLSGVLPDLVCSLKSLVNLTVAYNFFSGFSQECAKLYYRNVGFDFSLNCIPGKNMQRPQPQCSLIPGGGLNCLRIPGAKPLVCGSVLPSSSSSSSSP, from the coding sequence ATGAAGTGCTGGCTTCTGGCTTTTATGCTTCTGCATATAATCCCCACAGAAGCTGGAtttggtgttggtggtggtgttggAGTCAATGTTGGCCCTGTTGGCGTTGGTGGTGGTGGCAGTGTTTGGATTGGTGGAGGCATCAATGGCCAAAATCCCCCATCTGGGTCTTCCTCCTCAGACCTTGGCAGAGCGTACACTGCTCTCCAAGCATGGAAATCAGCAATCTCTGATGACCCAACCAAGGTTTTGGACACTTGGGTTGGCCCAGATGTGTGTTCTTACAAAGGAGTCTTCTGTGCAGATTCTGAGGATGGCCAAACTATTGTGGCTGGAATAGATCTCAACCATGCCAATCTCAAAGGCATTCTTGTCAAAGAGCTCTCCTTTCTGACTGAAATGTCCCTGATCCATCTCAACAGCAACAGATTTTCAGGCACAATTCCTGACACTTTCAGAGACCTCAACTCTCTCCAAGAGCTTGACCTCAGTAACAACCAATTCTCAGGCCCCTTCCCCACCACCACATTATACATTCCCAACCTCATTTACCTTGACCTCAGATTCAACAACTTCACTGGTTCAATTCCTGATGAGCTCTTCAACAAAAACCTAGATGCAATTTTTCTCAACAACAACCAATTTGAAGGTGAGCTGCCTCAGAGTTTGGGGAATGCACAAGCTTCTGTCATCAATTTAGCTAATAACAAGTTCAGTGGCAACTTCCCAAGTAACTTTGGGTTCATTGGCACCAAATTGAAGGAGATTTTGTTCCTCAATAATCAACTAACTGGTTGCATCCCTGAGGGAGTTGGCCTTTTCTCTGAGATCCAAGTCTTTGATGTGAGCTTCAACTCTCTGATGGGCCATTTGCCAGACACAATCTCTTGCCTCCAAGAAATTGAAGTACTCAACTTGGCACACAACAAGCTCTCTGGGGTTTTGCCAGACCTTGTTTGCTCTCTGAAAAGCCTGGTCAATCTGACTGTTGCTTATAATTTCTTTTCTGGGTTCAGCCAGGAATGTGCCAAATTGTATTACAGGAATGTGGGGTTTGATTTCTCATTGAATTGCATTCCTGGGAAGAACATGCAGAGACCTCAGCCTCAGTGTTCTTTGATTCCTGGAGGTGGGTTAAATTGTCTGAGAATTCCTGGTGCAAAGCCTCTTGTTTGTGGCTCAGTCCTACcaagctcatcatcatcatcatcatctccatGA
- the LOC133727046 gene encoding phosphatidylglycerophosphate phosphatase PTPMT2-like produces the protein MRIEQLDEPELDRSEGRQIVRVDEAKRALVGAGARILFYPTLLYNVLRNKMEAEFRWWDEVDQFVLLGAVPFPKDVPQLKRLGVGGVITLNESYETLVPSSLYHAHGIEHVVIPTRDYLFAPSFEDISRAVEFIHKNASCGRTTYVHCKAGRGRSTTIVLCYLVEYKNMTPSAALEYVRSRRPRVLLAPSQWKAVQEYSRCCRATTACSPSGDAVLITKDDLEGYHGSYDNTARKQLAMVPKIVKSSPMIARLSCLFASLKVSGGPVTRRLPVPEPRAC, from the exons ATGAGGATCGAGCAATTGGATGAGCCGGAGTTGGATCGGAGCGAAGGGAGGCAGATTGTGAGGGTTGACGAAGCGAAGAGAGCCCTGGTCGGAGCCGGGGCTCGGATCCTGTTTTACCCGACCCTTTTGTATAATGTGCTTCGGAATAAGATGGAAGCTGAGTTCAGATGGTGGGATGAAGTTGACCAG TTTGTGCTCCTTGGCGCGGTTCCATTCCCCAAAGATGTTCCCCAGCTGAAGCGACTTGGTGttggcggcgttatcacgctcAACGAATCTTATGAAACTTTGGTTCCTTCCTCCCTGTATCAT GCCCATGGAATTGAGCATGTAGTAATCCCCACACGTGATTATCTCTTTGCACCTTCATTTGAAGATATCAGCAGGGCTGTGGAGTTCATTCACA AGAACGCATCATGTGGTAGAACTACTTATGTTCACTGCAAAGCAGGTCGGGGAAGGAGCACTACTATTGTGCTTTGCTATTTG GTGGAATACAAGAATATGACCCCATCTGCTGCCCTGGAGTATGTGCGATCCAGAAGGCCTCGTGTGCTGCTTGCCCCCTCACAGTGGAAG GCTGTTCAAGAATACAGCAGATGTTGTAGAGCTACCACTGCATGCTCTCCCTCAGGAGATGCAGTTCTTATTACAAAAGATGATCTCGAAGGTTATCATGGCAGTTATGACAATACTGCTCGTAAGCAGTTGGCAATGGTACCTAAGATTGTGAAATCCAGCCCCATGATAGCGCGGTTGTCCTGCCTTTTTGCGTCCTTGAAAGTTTCTGGTGGACCAGTCACAAGGCGGCTGCCAGTTCCAGAGCCCCGCGCTTGCTGA
- the LOC133712279 gene encoding NAC domain-containing protein 75 isoform X2: MNKSNIRSSDLIDAKLEEHQMCGSKQCPGCGHKLEGKPDWLGLPAGVKFDPTDQELIEHLEAKVEAKDTKSHPLIDEFIPTIEGEDGICYTHPEKLPGVTRDGLSRHFFHRPSKAYTTGTRKRRKIQTECDHLQAGGETRWHKTGKTRPVMVNGKQKGCKKILVLYTNFGKNRKPEKTNWVMHQYHLGQHEEEKEGELVVSKIFYQTQPRQCNWSSERTSAASASLTGEGSSDLRRDSGGSGSCTSSKEIIVSHNTHLRDQHDQMSAAAAAQVNVIAQPLTSYNSIDMHQLKSDHFSFVPFRKSFDEVGIGEASTAREPSIASGTCEELRERPQLHHVAHDQLLHHHQHQQQVHHEQQQHQHGQSHHQQQIATAASFHISRPSHPISTIISPPPLHHTGTSIILDQDAYHVSRSIMLQNEHFQQQQQQQQQQQQHHKQMGGRSASGLEELIMACTSSSNVKEESSSMANPQEAEWMKYSSFWPDPDNPDHHG, from the exons ATGAACAAGAGTAATATCAGAAGCTCTGATCTCATTGATGCCAAGCTTGAAGAACACCAGATGTGTGGATCGAAGCAGTGCCCCGGTTGTGGACACAAACTTGAAGGAAAGCCG GACTGGTTAGGTCTACCAGCAGGAGTGAAATTTGACCCAACAGACCAAGAACTGATTGAACACCTTGAAGCAAAGGTAGAAGCCAAAGACACAAAGTCTCACCCTTTGATTGATGAGTTCATTCCTACCATTGAAGGAGAAGATGGCATTTGTTACACCCATCCTGAAAAACTTCCTG GAGTGACTAGAGATGGGTTGAGCAGGCACTTCTTCCACAGACCCTCCAAGGCTTACACAACCGGGACAAGAAAGAGGCGAAAAATCCAAACAGAATGTGACCACTTGCAAGCCGGCGGGGAGACACGGTGGCACAAGACCGGCAAAACCAGGCCGGTGATGGTGAATGGCAAGCAAAAAGGGTGCAAGAAAATCCTGGTCCTCTACACAAACTTTGGGAAGAATCGAAAACCAGAGAAGACGAACTGGGTGATGCACCAGTACCATCTGGGCCAGCACGAGGAGGAGAAGGAAGGGGAGCTCGTAGTTTCGAAGATATTCTATCAGACGCAGCCGAGACAATGCAACTGGTCGTCCGAGAGAACAAGTGCTGCAAGTGCAAGTTTAACTGGTGAAGGAAGTAGTGATTTGAGAAGAGATAGTGGTGGTAGTGGGAGTTGTACTTCTTCTAAGGAAATAATAGTATCCCATAATACTCATCTTCGGGATCAGCATGATCAAATGtccgcagcagcagcagctcaagTTAATGTCATTGCTCAGCCATTAACAAGTTACAATTCCATAGATATGCATCAGTTGAAGTCCGACCATTTCAGCTTTGTCCCATTCAGAAAAAGCTTCGATGAG GTGGGGATAGGAGAGGCTTCAACGGCAAGGGAACCCAGCATTGCATCTGGCACGTGCGAAGAGCTGCGTGAGAGACCACAGCTTCATCATGTGGCACATGATCAACTGCTACATCATCACCAACATCAACAACAAGTACACCATGAGCAACAGCAACATCAGCATGGCCAATCACATCATCAACAACAAATAGCAACGGCGGCCAGCTTTCACATCAGTCGGCCTTCACACCCCATTTCCACAATCATCTCTCCGCCTCCTCTTCATCACACCGGCACCTCCATCATTCTCGATCAGGATGCGTACCATGTCTCCCGATCAATAATGCTCCAAAACGAACATTTCCAG caacaacaacaacagcaacagcagcaacaacaacatcATAAACAGATGGGAGGGAGGTCAGCATCTGGCTTGGAGGAGCTCATAATGGCCTGCACTTCATCGAGTAATGTCAAAGAA GAGTCATCATCCATGGCAAACCCTCAAGAGGCAGAGTGGATGAAGTACTCTTCATTCTGGCCTGACCCTGACAACCCAGATCATCATGGATAG
- the LOC133712279 gene encoding NAC domain-containing protein 75 isoform X1, translated as MNKSNIRSSDLIDAKLEEHQMCGSKQCPGCGHKLEGKPDWLGLPAGVKFDPTDQELIEHLEAKVEAKDTKSHPLIDEFIPTIEGEDGICYTHPEKLPGVTRDGLSRHFFHRPSKAYTTGTRKRRKIQTECDHLQAGGETRWHKTGKTRPVMVNGKQKGCKKILVLYTNFGKNRKPEKTNWVMHQYHLGQHEEEKEGELVVSKIFYQTQPRQCNWSSERTSAASASLTGEGSSDLRRDSGGSGSCTSSKEIIVSHNTHLRDQHDQMSAAAAAQVNVIAQPLTSYNSIDMHQLKSDHFSFVPFRKSFDEVGIGEASTAREPSIASGTCEELRERPQLHHVAHDQLLHHHQHQQQVHHEQQQHQHGQSHHQQQIATAASFHISRPSHPISTIISPPPLHHTGTSIILDQDAYHVSRSIMLQNEHFQQQQQQQQQQQQQHHKQMGGRSASGLEELIMACTSSSNVKEESSSMANPQEAEWMKYSSFWPDPDNPDHHG; from the exons ATGAACAAGAGTAATATCAGAAGCTCTGATCTCATTGATGCCAAGCTTGAAGAACACCAGATGTGTGGATCGAAGCAGTGCCCCGGTTGTGGACACAAACTTGAAGGAAAGCCG GACTGGTTAGGTCTACCAGCAGGAGTGAAATTTGACCCAACAGACCAAGAACTGATTGAACACCTTGAAGCAAAGGTAGAAGCCAAAGACACAAAGTCTCACCCTTTGATTGATGAGTTCATTCCTACCATTGAAGGAGAAGATGGCATTTGTTACACCCATCCTGAAAAACTTCCTG GAGTGACTAGAGATGGGTTGAGCAGGCACTTCTTCCACAGACCCTCCAAGGCTTACACAACCGGGACAAGAAAGAGGCGAAAAATCCAAACAGAATGTGACCACTTGCAAGCCGGCGGGGAGACACGGTGGCACAAGACCGGCAAAACCAGGCCGGTGATGGTGAATGGCAAGCAAAAAGGGTGCAAGAAAATCCTGGTCCTCTACACAAACTTTGGGAAGAATCGAAAACCAGAGAAGACGAACTGGGTGATGCACCAGTACCATCTGGGCCAGCACGAGGAGGAGAAGGAAGGGGAGCTCGTAGTTTCGAAGATATTCTATCAGACGCAGCCGAGACAATGCAACTGGTCGTCCGAGAGAACAAGTGCTGCAAGTGCAAGTTTAACTGGTGAAGGAAGTAGTGATTTGAGAAGAGATAGTGGTGGTAGTGGGAGTTGTACTTCTTCTAAGGAAATAATAGTATCCCATAATACTCATCTTCGGGATCAGCATGATCAAATGtccgcagcagcagcagctcaagTTAATGTCATTGCTCAGCCATTAACAAGTTACAATTCCATAGATATGCATCAGTTGAAGTCCGACCATTTCAGCTTTGTCCCATTCAGAAAAAGCTTCGATGAG GTGGGGATAGGAGAGGCTTCAACGGCAAGGGAACCCAGCATTGCATCTGGCACGTGCGAAGAGCTGCGTGAGAGACCACAGCTTCATCATGTGGCACATGATCAACTGCTACATCATCACCAACATCAACAACAAGTACACCATGAGCAACAGCAACATCAGCATGGCCAATCACATCATCAACAACAAATAGCAACGGCGGCCAGCTTTCACATCAGTCGGCCTTCACACCCCATTTCCACAATCATCTCTCCGCCTCCTCTTCATCACACCGGCACCTCCATCATTCTCGATCAGGATGCGTACCATGTCTCCCGATCAATAATGCTCCAAAACGAACATTTCCAG cagcaacaacaacaacagcaacagcagcaacaacaacatcATAAACAGATGGGAGGGAGGTCAGCATCTGGCTTGGAGGAGCTCATAATGGCCTGCACTTCATCGAGTAATGTCAAAGAA GAGTCATCATCCATGGCAAACCCTCAAGAGGCAGAGTGGATGAAGTACTCTTCATTCTGGCCTGACCCTGACAACCCAGATCATCATGGATAG